The sequence TCCGCCATTGCTGCCATCAGCGCTGTCGGCGGACAATCGGGCGGGATGTGGTCGAACATCCAGTCCAACCTGAATATCGCCTTTGGCTCGTAGTCCCTGGCTGAAAGCGCTCGTACTCCGACGGGCCCGCGTGGGCCGCCGGAGTGCGAGCTAGCGGCAGATCCCTCGCTCCTTAGGAAAGCACCGCCAGGCTACGTCCCCCGGGGTCTTAGCCAGGCGACAATCTGGGCGCGCTTTTTAAACGTCGATCGTAAAGCAAAAGCGCCGCCACGGTTTTGGCGTCTTCGATCTCGCCGCGCTCGATCATTGCCAGAATGTCACCAAGGGGCATCGTTTGGGATTCGATCTGTTCCCCCACCTCC comes from Pirellulales bacterium and encodes:
- a CDS encoding Flp family type IVb pilin codes for the protein MSMIRRLLRGSEGTTSVEYAVMLAMIIASAIAAISAVGGQSGGMWSNIQSNLNIAFGS